The proteins below come from a single Uloborus diversus isolate 005 chromosome 10, Udiv.v.3.1, whole genome shotgun sequence genomic window:
- the LOC129231521 gene encoding uncharacterized protein LOC129231521: MSCFKYKITFVILKVFSVAAHYETIYIEDLCSSEGMNVLNLGSDSSNSSGILKTSRNSNFLSNKNCSIFLQPPLGYGVILSVRRLDFRPYYQPTCENYIRVHENNHEFTLCGYSDDVTEYQSYTSDNGALQLEFFTEEGTDEGFYSDVTFTITSYISVNYNCDNKKLFQCLAKRCIWKGLICDGHNNCGDQSDDSRRYASCGKLSSGAIAGITVGSVIFFLLLIIVPFACFKFGAKYRTEAIPVT, from the exons ATGTCTTGCTTTAAGTATAAAATAACTTTCGTTATTTTGAAAGTATTCAGTGTCGCAGCGCACTACGAAACGA TATATATTGAAGATCTATGCAGTTCAGAAGGCATGAATGTGTTAAACTTAGGGTCTGATAGTTCTAATTCCTCTGGGATTCTCAAAACCTCACGAAACAGCAACTTTTTGTCTAACAAAAACTGTTCGATATTTCTTCAACCACCTCTGGGTTACGGTGTGATCCTCAGTGTAAGACGCCTCGATTTTAGACCATATTACCAACCAACATGCGAAAATTACATTCGA GTTCATGAAAATAACCATGAGTTCACGCTCTGTGGCTATAGTGATGATGTTACTGAATATCAATCCTATACCAGTGATAATGGTGCACTTCAGCTAGAATTCTTTACAGAAGAAGGAACGGATGAAGGCTTTTATTCGGATGTCACTTTTACTATAACATCATACATATCTG TAAACTACAACTGTGACAACAAAAAATTGTTCCAATGTTTGGCTAAACGTTGTATTTGGAAAGGTTTGATTTGCGATGGCCATAATAACTGCGGGGATCAAAGTGACGATTCAAGGCGATACGCGAGTTGTG gtAAACTCTCATCAGGTGCTATAGCAGGAATAACTGTTGGTTCAGTGATCTTTTTCTTATTGCTAATAATCGTACCATTCGCCTGCTTTAAATTTGGAGCAAAGTATAGAACTGAAGCGATACCTGTAACATAA